The bacterium genome contains a region encoding:
- a CDS encoding DUF1566 domain-containing protein has product MRNMMVTLAVLVLLFFAVGISDAVNWPKNISGDWSLDWPEMFGSDDGDCTIVQNGDSINFTVSTSHVNFRIRNGAIRWVGTYRDGVLDVQTKFDEDQGYGATKKVSCSCVFNWRSNLTLVPSSWNCSKTLFVNGTESLTERLGGPNRLIMRGHMLERIFPNDLGHAFQNELLNSESSQSDSQTRSQPRPANQPKPASQSQIWIDPATGLTWQVSPTGGSMEWQAAKFHCAALSLGGSSDWRLPTIGELRSLIRGCPATQKDGSCGATDSCLTHSCWNDPCKGCSNRVGPGPDGAYWPPELPGTVTGYWSSSAVANERERGRAWAVHFKNGQVNLHTVLLDYDARCVR; this is encoded by the coding sequence ATGAGAAATATGATGGTCACATTAGCTGTATTAGTATTACTATTTTTTGCAGTTGGCATCTCGGATGCAGTTAATTGGCCAAAAAATATCTCCGGTGATTGGAGTTTGGATTGGCCGGAAATGTTTGGGAGTGATGACGGTGATTGTACTATCGTACAGAATGGTGATTCAATAAATTTCACAGTCAGCACTAGTCATGTTAATTTCCGAATCCGAAACGGCGCCATTAGATGGGTTGGCACATATAGAGATGGGGTTCTTGATGTGCAAACTAAATTTGACGAAGATCAAGGTTACGGTGCGACGAAAAAAGTTAGCTGCTCTTGTGTTTTTAACTGGAGGTCAAATCTGACATTAGTCCCCAGTTCTTGGAATTGCTCAAAAACGCTTTTTGTTAATGGTACTGAGAGCCTTACGGAGAGATTGGGAGGTCCGAATAGGCTGATAATGAGAGGACATATGTTGGAACGGATTTTCCCCAATGATTTAGGACACGCTTTCCAAAACGAGCTACTAAATTCAGAAAGCTCACAAAGCGATTCACAAACTAGAAGCCAGCCTCGACCTGCCAACCAGCCTAAACCTGCCAGTCAGAGTCAAATTTGGATAGACCCCGCAACTGGCTTGACCTGGCAGGTATCTCCGACGGGCGGGTCAATGGAATGGCAAGCGGCTAAGTTCCATTGCGCGGCCTTGAGCTTGGGTGGTTCGAGCGACTGGCGGTTGCCGACGATAGGTGAGCTTCGGAGCCTGATCCGGGGCTGCCCGGCGACGCAGAAAGATGGCTCGTGCGGGGCGACGGATTCGTGTTTGACCCACAGTTGTTGGAATGACCCTTGTAAGGGGTGTTCGAATAGGGTTGGTCCTGGTCCGGATGGTGCGTATTGGCCTCCGGAACTTCCGGGTACGGTTACTGGGTATTGGTCGTCCTCGGCGGTCGCGAACGAACGCGAACGCGGCAGAGCGTGGGCCGTCCATTTCAAAAACGGCCAGGTCAACCTCCACACCGTCCTCCTCGACTACGATGCGCGCTGTGTGCGTTAG
- a CDS encoding sigma 54-interacting transcriptional regulator, with translation MRTPKHIETLEYGPGKALKTSDPGLTEIFREVRTIYAPADFPVVIQGETGTGKEGVARAIHWHSPRRTRPFVAVNCGAIPEGLVDSEFFGHERGAFSGAITTRKGHFEIANGGTLFLDEIAELPLGLQARLLRVLQEGEIVRVGSSKPAPVDVRVVAATNKDLKALVDEGKFRVDLYYRIAASVVHIPPLRERPSDIMMLARAFIEECRPNNSHGLRLQPLTAHILRAYSWPGNVRELQSAILVARARAAADNRKSISVQDIPPGVRASEQQPNLKNAQSLDQRLIQFLAEQTDASMMAAAAFVGIDYHAARRMVKHEKRNW, from the coding sequence ATGAGAACGCCCAAGCACATCGAGACCTTGGAATACGGGCCAGGAAAAGCACTGAAAACGTCGGACCCCGGGCTGACAGAGATTTTCCGAGAAGTCCGGACGATCTACGCGCCGGCCGATTTTCCTGTGGTCATCCAGGGCGAAACCGGCACCGGCAAAGAGGGCGTGGCGAGGGCCATCCATTGGCACAGTCCCCGGCGCACTCGACCATTTGTTGCCGTGAATTGCGGCGCGATCCCCGAGGGTCTCGTGGACAGCGAATTCTTTGGCCACGAACGCGGAGCTTTCAGCGGAGCAATCACGACACGGAAAGGTCACTTCGAGATCGCCAACGGCGGCACCCTGTTTCTGGACGAGATCGCAGAATTGCCGTTGGGTCTCCAGGCCCGGCTCCTGCGCGTTCTCCAGGAAGGAGAGATCGTCCGAGTGGGAAGCAGCAAGCCGGCGCCCGTGGACGTTCGAGTCGTTGCTGCGACGAACAAGGATCTCAAGGCGCTCGTCGACGAGGGGAAATTTCGCGTCGATCTCTACTACCGGATCGCGGCCTCTGTGGTCCACATTCCGCCTCTCCGCGAGCGACCGAGCGACATCATGATGCTGGCCAGGGCATTTATTGAGGAATGCCGACCAAACAATTCGCATGGCCTTCGTTTGCAGCCTCTCACCGCTCACATCCTTCGCGCTTACTCCTGGCCCGGAAATGTGCGCGAACTTCAGAGTGCGATCCTGGTTGCCAGGGCGCGGGCCGCGGCAGACAATCGAAAATCAATCTCGGTCCAGGACATACCGCCCGGCGTTCGTGCATCGGAGCAGCAGCCCAACTTGAAAAATGCTCAATCGCTGGATCAGCGGCTAATCCAATTTCTGGCCGAGCAAACTGACGCATCCATGATGGCCGCCGCAGCGTTTGTCGGCATCGACTATCACGCGGCGCGGCGGATGGTCAAACATGAAAAGCGAAATTGGTGA
- a CDS encoding thermonuclease family protein, producing the protein MKRASVVVLLAFVFLASVCLAEESGKTITAKVLHAVDGDTLAIQIDGRTDKVRLIGVDTPETVHPSKPVQYFGKEASAFTHKIVDGKTVRLELDQASAATNHRDKYGRLLAYVFLEDGTLLNAEIIRQGYGHAYTRFPFAKMEEFRTLEREAREAGRGLWAGGEGDTPAPGVSAPPPAAPTDRPCKIKGNISASGDKIFHVPGQQNYDKTQINEASGERWFCSEEEAIQAGWRKAKR; encoded by the coding sequence ATGAAACGGGCCTCAGTGGTTGTTCTTCTGGCTTTTGTTTTTCTCGCGTCTGTGTGCCTGGCCGAGGAATCCGGCAAAACGATCACTGCCAAGGTCCTCCATGCTGTCGACGGCGATACGCTGGCAATTCAAATCGATGGCCGCACTGACAAGGTTCGGCTCATTGGAGTCGATACACCCGAAACAGTGCATCCAAGCAAGCCGGTCCAATACTTCGGCAAGGAAGCGAGCGCCTTCACCCACAAGATAGTGGATGGCAAGACTGTTCGCCTCGAACTCGACCAGGCGAGCGCCGCGACGAACCACCGCGATAAATATGGGAGGCTTCTCGCCTACGTTTTCCTCGAGGATGGCACGCTGTTGAACGCTGAGATCATTCGCCAGGGATACGGCCACGCCTATACGCGGTTCCCGTTTGCCAAGATGGAAGAATTCCGGACGCTGGAGCGCGAGGCACGGGAAGCGGGACGTGGACTCTGGGCAGGGGGCGAGGGTGACACGCCAGCGCCGGGGGTATCAGCCCCGCCGCCAGCTGCACCAACAGATCGACCGTGCAAGATCAAAGGCAACATCAGCGCCAGCGGCGACAAGATTTTCCACGTGCCGGGGCAGCAGAACTACGACAAGACGCAGATCAATGAGGCGTCGGGCGAGCGATGGTTCTGCTCGGAAGAGGAAGCTATTCAAGCCGGTTGGCGAAAAGCCAAACGCTGA